Proteins from a single region of Echeneis naucrates chromosome 14, fEcheNa1.1, whole genome shotgun sequence:
- the LOC115054149 gene encoding heterogeneous nuclear ribonucleoprotein A/B-like, which translates to MSDSENLLMETSEQNGNEGEDDQNGAEQELMSGEDSQDNGTDGGKIDASKGEEDAGKMFVGGLSWDTSKKDLKDYFSKFGEVSDCTIKMDSNTGRSRGFGFVLFKDSASVDLVLEQKEHRLDGRQIDPKRAMAMKKEPVKKIFVGGLNPEATEDTIREYFGAFGEIETIELPMDPKSKKRRGFIFITYKDEASVKKCLEKKYHNIEGGRCELKIAQPKEVYQQQQYGQGRGGGYGGRGGRGRGGQSQGWNQGYGNYWNQGYGNQGYGYGGYSGYGNYDYSSGYYGYGPGYDYNQGNASYGKTPRRGAHQQGYKPY; encoded by the exons ATGTCAGACTCGGAGAATCTGCTCATGGAGACATCGGAGCAGAACGGAAATGAGGGAGAGGATGACCAGAACGGAGCCGAGCAGGAGCTCATGAGTGGTGAAGATAGTCAGGACAATGGCACGGATGGAGGCAAAATTGATGCCagcaaaggagaggaggatgctgG aaaaatgtttgtgggcGGTCTCAGCTGGGACACGAGTAAAAAGGACCTGAAGGATTACTTCAGTAAATTCGGTGAGGTGTCGGACTGCACCATCAAGATGGACTCCAACACCGGCCGGTCCCGGGGATTCGGCTTCGTTCTCTTCAAAGACTCGGCCAGCGTGGATTTG GTGCTGGAGCAGAAGGAACACAGACTGGATGGGCGTCAGATCGACCCCAAGAGGGCGATGGCCATGAAGAAGGAGCCCGTCAAGAAGATCTTTGTCGGAGGCTTGAACCCTGAGGCCACTGAAGACACCATCAGGGAATATTTTGGAGCGTTTGGAGAG aTTGAAACTATTGAGCTTCCAATGGACCCCAAATCAAAGAAAAGGCGGGGTTTTATCTTCATCACGTATAAAGACGAAGCAAGTGTCAAGAAGTGTCTTGAGAAGAAATACCACAACATCGAGGGTGGCAGG TGTGAGCTGAAGATCGCCCAGCCGAAGGAGGtgtatcagcagcagcagtatggGCAAGGACGCGGTGGTGGCTACGGGGGCCGCGGCGGCCGGGGCCGTGGAG GTCAGAGCCAGGGCTGGAACCAGGGATATGGAAACTACTGGAACCAGGGCTATGGTAACCAAGGCTACGGCTACGGTGGATACAGTGGCTATGGCAACTATGACTACTCTTCTGGTTACTATGGATATGGTCCTGGATACGATTATA ACCAGGGCAACGCCAGCTATGGGAAGACCCCGAGACGAGGGGCACACCAGCAAGGCTACAAGCCATACTGA